The Roseococcus microcysteis genome contains a region encoding:
- a CDS encoding branched-chain amino acid ABC transporter permease produces MNTTLLLVQGLNGLQFGVLLFLVAAGLTLVFGVMDFINLAHGVQYMVGAYLGASLAALTGSFWLGLLLALPAALVFGLVLEFLVFRHLYDRDHLSQVLATFGVILFLNEGVKVVFGAAPMQMPVPELLSGGVPLMDGLLYPTYRLAILAAGLATAALLWFLVERTRAGMLVRAGATNAPMVAALGVDIRRLFMLVFGFGAMLAGFAGVMAAPILSVEPGMGDNLLILAFVVIVIGGIGSVRGAFVAALLVGLVETIGRGLMPDLMRLFMDASSARQTGAALASMLVYIVMAAILAFRPAGLFPARA; encoded by the coding sequence GTGAACACCACCTTGCTGCTGGTGCAGGGGCTGAACGGGTTGCAGTTCGGCGTGCTGCTGTTTCTCGTGGCGGCCGGGCTCACCCTCGTCTTCGGGGTGATGGACTTCATCAACCTCGCCCACGGGGTGCAGTACATGGTGGGCGCCTATCTGGGGGCCTCGCTGGCGGCGCTGACGGGCAGCTTCTGGCTGGGGCTGCTGCTGGCGCTGCCAGCGGCGCTGGTCTTCGGGCTGGTGCTGGAATTCCTGGTCTTCCGCCACCTCTATGACCGCGACCATCTCTCCCAGGTGCTGGCGACCTTCGGCGTCATCCTTTTCCTGAACGAGGGCGTGAAGGTGGTCTTCGGCGCGGCCCCCATGCAGATGCCGGTGCCCGAACTGCTCTCGGGCGGCGTGCCGCTGATGGATGGGCTGCTCTACCCCACCTATCGCCTCGCCATCCTGGCCGCGGGGCTGGCCACCGCGGCACTGCTCTGGTTCCTGGTGGAGCGGACGCGGGCGGGCATGCTGGTGCGGGCCGGCGCCACCAACGCGCCGATGGTCGCGGCACTCGGCGTGGATATCCGGCGGCTGTTCATGCTGGTCTTCGGTTTCGGCGCCATGCTGGCGGGCTTCGCGGGGGTGATGGCCGCGCCCATCCTCTCGGTCGAGCCGGGGATGGGCGACAACCTGCTCATCCTCGCCTTCGTGGTCATCGTGATCGGTGGCATCGGCTCGGTGCGCGGCGCCTTCGTGGCGGCCCTGCTGGTGGGGCTGGTCGAGACCATCGGGCGCGGGCTGATGCCGGACCTGATGCGCCTGTTCATGGACGCCTCCTCCGCGCGGCAGACGGGCGCCGCGCTGGCCTCCATGCTGGTCTACATCGTCATGGCCGCCATCCTCGCCTTCCGCCCGGCCGGGCTGTTCCCGGCCCGCGCATGA
- a CDS encoding cupin domain-containing protein, translating to MQETAGITPAGEGIGGVVWNILGQTYKPRQHSANSFAFDTLFPPGTFVPPHIHTTQDEYIHILEGNFEFLLDGQVAHGGPGDLIRLPMGLPHGIFNKSGAPVRALFWVAPSRKLFELFSRIHNLTDPEQVVRISAECEVDFLPPPA from the coding sequence ATGCAGGAAACCGCAGGAATCACCCCCGCCGGCGAGGGCATCGGCGGCGTCGTCTGGAACATCCTCGGCCAGACCTACAAGCCGCGGCAGCATTCGGCGAACAGCTTCGCCTTCGACACGCTCTTCCCGCCCGGCACCTTCGTGCCGCCCCACATCCACACCACCCAGGACGAGTACATCCACATCCTGGAGGGGAATTTCGAATTCCTGCTGGATGGCCAGGTGGCGCATGGCGGCCCGGGCGACCTGATCCGCCTGCCCATGGGCCTGCCGCACGGCATCTTCAACAAGTCGGGCGCGCCGGTGCGGGCCCTGTTCTGGGTGGCGCCCTCGCGCAAGCTGTTCGAGCTGTTCAGCCGCATCCACAACCTGACGGACCCCGAGCAGGTGGTCCGCATCTCCGCCGAGTGCGAGGTGGACTTCCTGCCGCCGCCGGCGTGA
- a CDS encoding branched-chain amino acid ABC transporter permease translates to MSNPRLWLPLLVFAGLAAAPFLGLGQGHSLTLLARGMIFGLAAVSLMLLVGGAGLVSLGHAAMMGMGAYAVVVLDHAGITEAWMVFPAGILAAALFALLTGAIAIRTSGVHFIMITLAFGQMAFFTTSSLAIYGGDDGYTLFNRTEVFGARWLENRLVFHFVCLGLLVACWALVQMLLESRFGRVLRASRENETRARALGFAPYPYRLLAYVIAGAMGGLAGVLLANSAEFVAPAYLAWQRSGDLLFMVILGGLAGPHGALVGALAFVLVEEWLSHAMEHWRLVFGPLLILCVFFLRGGIVGLLRRG, encoded by the coding sequence ATGAGCAACCCGCGGCTCTGGCTGCCGCTGCTGGTCTTCGCGGGGCTGGCGGCGGCGCCCTTCCTGGGGCTGGGCCAGGGCCATTCCCTGACGCTGCTGGCGCGTGGCATGATCTTCGGGCTCGCCGCCGTCTCGCTGATGCTGCTGGTGGGCGGGGCGGGCCTGGTCAGCCTGGGCCACGCGGCCATGATGGGCATGGGCGCCTATGCGGTGGTGGTGCTGGACCATGCCGGCATCACCGAGGCCTGGATGGTCTTTCCCGCGGGCATCCTGGCGGCCGCGCTCTTCGCGCTGCTGACGGGGGCCATCGCCATCCGCACCTCCGGTGTGCATTTCATCATGATCACGCTGGCCTTCGGGCAGATGGCCTTCTTCACCACCTCCTCGCTCGCGATCTATGGCGGGGATGACGGCTACACCCTGTTCAACCGCACCGAGGTCTTCGGCGCGCGCTGGCTGGAAAATCGTCTGGTCTTCCATTTCGTGTGCCTCGGCCTGCTGGTGGCCTGCTGGGCGCTGGTGCAAATGCTGCTGGAAAGCCGCTTCGGGCGGGTGCTGCGCGCATCGCGCGAGAACGAGACCCGCGCCCGCGCGCTGGGCTTCGCCCCCTATCCGTACCGCCTGCTGGCCTATGTCATCGCGGGCGCCATGGGTGGGCTGGCGGGCGTGCTGCTGGCCAATTCCGCGGAGTTCGTCGCCCCCGCCTACCTCGCCTGGCAGCGCAGCGGCGATCTGCTGTTCATGGTGATCCTGGGCGGGCTCGCCGGGCCCCATGGCGCGCTGGTGGGGGCGCTCGCCTTCGTGCTGGTGGAGGAGTGGCTCTCCCACGCCATGGAGCATTGGCGCCTGGTCTTCGGCCCGCTTCTGATCCTGTGCGTGTTCTTCCTGCGCGGCGGCATTGTGGGGCTGCTGCGCCGTGGCTGA
- a CDS encoding ABC transporter ATP-binding protein, giving the protein MMLRVEKLAAAYGASQTLFDVSFHLGAGEVVTLLGRNGMGKTTTIRAIMGLLPSQGGRVTGGAIGFDGTPLPPLPAHRIARLGLGLVPEGRQVFPTLSVEENLIATARPGRWNLEAAYALFPRLRERRRNLGRNLSGGEQQMLAIGRALMTNPRLLILDEATEGLAPLIRAEIWAVLGRLKSEGQSILLIDKNLSAVLKLADRHVIIERGRSVWEGPSAALAAAPELREQYLHV; this is encoded by the coding sequence ATGATGCTGCGCGTGGAGAAGCTCGCCGCCGCCTATGGCGCCTCGCAGACCCTCTTCGACGTGTCCTTCCACCTGGGTGCGGGCGAGGTGGTGACGCTTCTCGGCCGCAACGGCATGGGCAAGACCACGACCATCCGCGCCATCATGGGCCTGCTGCCGAGCCAGGGCGGGCGGGTGACAGGCGGCGCCATCGGGTTCGACGGCACCCCGCTGCCCCCCCTGCCCGCGCACCGCATCGCCCGCCTGGGCCTGGGCCTCGTCCCCGAGGGGCGCCAGGTCTTCCCCACGCTGAGCGTGGAGGAAAACCTCATCGCCACCGCGCGCCCCGGCCGCTGGAACCTGGAAGCCGCCTACGCCCTCTTCCCGCGCCTGCGGGAGCGGCGGCGCAACCTCGGCCGCAACCTCTCGGGCGGCGAGCAGCAGATGCTGGCCATCGGCCGCGCGCTGATGACCAATCCGCGCCTGCTCATTCTCGACGAAGCCACGGAAGGCCTGGCCCCGCTGATCCGCGCCGAGATCTGGGCGGTGCTGGGGCGCCTGAAATCCGAAGGGCAGTCCATCCTGCTGATCGACAAGAACCTCTCGGCCGTGCTGAAGCTGGCCGACCGGCATGTCATCATCGAGCGCGGGCGCAGCGTGTGGGAAGGCCCCTCCGCGGCCCTGGCCGCCGCGCCCGAACTGCGCGAACAATACCTCCACGTCTGA
- a CDS encoding ABC transporter ATP-binding protein, with amino-acid sequence MAETILALHGLRKSFGGLLVTDDVTLDVRQGEIHALIGPNGAGKTTLIHQISGTLAPDAGRIRFLGEDITTLSMPARARRGLARSFQITSVVPSFSALENAALAVQARQGSSFRFFRAASREAALNAEAMAALAEVGLDARAATPAAALSHGERRQLEIAIALAMRPRALLLDEPLAGTGTEEAERLIRLLSGLRARYAVLLVEHDMQAVFALADRISVLAQGRVIATGTPAQIRADAAVRDAYLGEDEAA; translated from the coding sequence GTGGCTGAGACCATCCTCGCCCTGCACGGGTTGCGAAAGAGCTTCGGCGGGCTGCTGGTCACCGATGACGTGACGCTGGACGTCCGCCAGGGCGAGATCCATGCGCTGATCGGCCCCAATGGCGCGGGCAAGACCACGCTGATCCATCAGATCAGCGGCACGCTGGCCCCCGATGCCGGCCGCATCCGCTTCCTGGGCGAGGACATCACCACCCTGTCCATGCCCGCCCGCGCGCGGCGCGGCCTGGCCCGCAGCTTCCAGATCACGAGCGTGGTCCCCTCCTTCTCGGCGCTGGAGAATGCGGCGCTGGCGGTGCAGGCGCGGCAGGGCTCTTCCTTCCGCTTCTTCCGGGCGGCGTCGCGCGAGGCGGCGCTGAACGCTGAGGCCATGGCCGCGCTGGCCGAGGTGGGGCTCGATGCCCGCGCCGCGACACCCGCCGCCGCGCTCAGCCATGGCGAGCGGCGCCAGCTGGAGATCGCCATCGCGCTCGCCATGCGGCCCCGCGCCCTGTTGCTGGACGAACCCCTCGCCGGCACCGGGACCGAAGAAGCGGAGCGCCTGATCCGCCTGCTTTCCGGCCTGCGCGCGCGCTATGCCGTGCTGCTGGTGGAGCACGACATGCAGGCCGTCTTCGCGCTCGCGGACCGCATCTCGGTGCTGGCCCAGGGCCGCGTCATCGCCACCGGCACGCCCGCGCAAATCCGCGCCGATGCCGCGGTGCGCGACGCCTATCTGGGCGAGGACGAGGCGGCATGA
- a CDS encoding ABC transporter substrate-binding protein, whose amino-acid sequence MAFQDSGHKTGATRRGLLLASGAGMLAAPALHAQAAPIKVGVVAVQTGPQAALGTQLRDGWTMGLRHLNNQLGGRAVETIVIDDELRPDVAVTKVRAALERDRVDFVVGVVFSNILQAIMRPVTESGTFLISSNAGPSTFAGRGCSPFFFNTSYNNDQVHSVMGQAAQDLGYRRVFLMTPNYQAGRDAMAGFKSRFQGEVVDEVYVPLTQLDFSAELARIASLRPDAIFTFMPGGLGVNLVRQYRQAGLANIPFLSTFTVDEATLPAQGEAALGFYSGANWAPNMDNAQNTRFVRDFEAAFNYVPATYAAQSYDTAMLLDSAVRKVGGNLTDKNALRAAIAAADFTSVRGSFRFGANQYPVQDFWLCQVVRRPDGKFQTQTVRRVLEANVDPWAAQCRMPQRI is encoded by the coding sequence ATGGCGTTCCAGGATTCCGGCCACAAGACGGGCGCGACCCGCCGCGGCCTGCTGCTGGCCTCGGGCGCGGGCATGCTTGCCGCCCCTGCCCTGCACGCGCAGGCCGCCCCCATCAAGGTGGGCGTGGTTGCGGTGCAGACCGGGCCGCAGGCGGCGCTCGGCACCCAGCTGCGCGACGGCTGGACCATGGGGCTGCGCCACCTGAACAACCAGCTCGGCGGCCGCGCGGTCGAGACCATCGTCATTGACGACGAACTCCGCCCCGACGTCGCCGTCACCAAGGTCCGCGCCGCGCTGGAGCGTGACCGGGTGGATTTCGTGGTGGGCGTCGTCTTCTCGAACATCCTGCAGGCCATCATGCGGCCGGTGACCGAGAGCGGGACCTTCCTGATCTCCTCCAATGCCGGCCCCTCCACCTTCGCCGGGCGCGGTTGCAGCCCCTTCTTCTTCAACACCAGCTACAACAACGACCAGGTCCATTCCGTGATGGGCCAGGCGGCGCAGGATCTCGGCTATCGCCGCGTCTTCCTGATGACGCCCAACTACCAGGCCGGGCGCGATGCCATGGCGGGCTTCAAGTCGCGCTTCCAGGGCGAGGTGGTGGATGAGGTCTATGTGCCGCTGACGCAGCTCGACTTCTCGGCCGAGCTCGCGCGCATCGCCTCGCTCCGGCCGGACGCCATCTTCACCTTCATGCCGGGTGGGCTGGGGGTGAACCTGGTGCGGCAGTACCGCCAGGCCGGCCTCGCCAACATCCCCTTCCTGTCCACCTTCACGGTGGACGAGGCCACCCTGCCCGCGCAGGGCGAGGCGGCGCTGGGCTTCTACAGCGGCGCCAACTGGGCGCCCAACATGGACAACGCCCAGAACACCCGCTTCGTGCGGGACTTCGAGGCGGCCTTCAACTACGTCCCCGCCACCTATGCGGCGCAGAGCTATGACACGGCCATGCTGCTGGACAGCGCGGTGCGGAAGGTGGGCGGCAACCTCACCGACAAGAACGCGCTGCGCGCGGCCATCGCGGCGGCGGACTTCACCTCGGTGCGCGGCAGCTTCCGCTTCGGCGCCAACCAGTATCCGGTGCAGGATTTCTGGCTGTGCCAGGTGGTGCGCCGGCCCGATGGCAAGTTCCAGACCCAGACGGTGCGCCGCGTGCTGGAGGCCAATGTGGACCCCTGGGCGGCGCAGTGCCGGATGCCGCAGCGAATTTGA